Proteins co-encoded in one Quercus robur chromosome 8, dhQueRobu3.1, whole genome shotgun sequence genomic window:
- the LOC126694153 gene encoding uncharacterized protein LOC126694153 yields the protein MQSKEAPTFMDVEAVPSEPKAEFGSLLMKPKFKPLSAHEMSDGQVQFRKVNVPPHRFSPLKKAWMEIYTPVYEQMKIDIRMNLKARRVELKTRTDTPDISNLQKCADFVHAFMLGFDVIDAIALLRLDELYVESFEIKDVKTLRGEHLSRAIGRLSGKGGKTKFAIENATKTRIVIADSKIHMLGSYKNIRVARDSLCNLILGSPAGKVYSKLRAVSARLAESL from the coding sequence ATGCAGTCCAAAGAAGCCCCTACTTTCATGGATGTTGAAGCAGTTCCATCTGAACCAAAGGCTGAATTTGGGTCTTTGCTAATGAAGCCAAAGTTTAAGCCTTTGAGTGCTCATGAGATGTCTGATGGTCAAGTTCAGTTTAGAAAGGTCAACGTGCCACCACACAGGTTCTCACCTCTCAAGAAAGCATGGATGGAAATCTACACTCCGGTATATGAGCAAATGAAGATTGACATTCGAATGAATCTCAAAGCTCGAAGAGTTGAGTTGAAGACCAGAACTGACACACCGGACATTAGTAACCTACAGAAGTGTGCAGATTTTGTGCATGCATTcatgttgggttttgatgtcaTTGATGCCATTGCACTTTTGCGTTTGGATGAGCTCTATGTTGAATCTTTTGAGATCAAGGATGTTAAAACCCTTCGAGGAGAACATTTGTCTCGAGCCATAGGAAGACTATCTGGTAAAGGTGGTAAAACGAAGTTTGCAATTGAAAACGCTACGAAGACAAGGATTGTGATTGCTGATTCCAAGATTCACATGTTAGGTTCCTATAAAAACATCAGAGTTGCAAGGGATTCTCTTTGCAACCTTATTTTAGGGTCCCCAGCTGGAAAAGTATATTCAAAACTAAGAGCAGTATCTGCAAGATTGGCAGAAAGTTTATGA